A genomic stretch from Enterobacter oligotrophicus includes:
- a CDS encoding DUF4153 domain-containing protein → MENSATLSPSTRLALVLVGALQGVICYLITWYIGYAELPSDTLWLLCVVPATVVMTTTLSLTVTSFRTPFLWLALGIVGAVVAGMGAWLKWNVAGQDSWEIREAVLFFGFHLLLMTLFMLPWLQRRLTPSPTASFYSDFYNRNWHNALTLLIIFFSNGLFWVVLFLWAELFKLIGIRFFDQLFFNSDGFISVAIGVVSASAAVLARMQVRLILALQNLLTLIATGLLPLLAALALLFIGALPFVGLEAISARISAAGLLTTLAILLLFLVTVVWHPQRQILPYYSPLRGMVRLAVMVAPVYPVLAGWALWLRISQYGWSPERLYGVLVTIVALVWAVGFCVSVLFYRREPQKLQAYVTPATGLLSLAFLILIHTPVLDPWRISVESHMARYQDGRITADQVSLYMLSNAGRKGREAMLTLQNDPQFISNPKRQREVNGLLSGNRDGAGKMTAAMLEEQIQLAPGMARPDKGLWQAMLSNQYRFESCSHAQGNCLLMPLDLNGDGKPEAVLYQFTDRTIMVYTQTDTSWRLAGDAWKMPEGLTREELDRALRQGKVKSVVKPWADIQIFGERVDMSYDSYNNAQWR, encoded by the coding sequence ATGGAAAACAGTGCAACGTTGTCCCCTTCAACGCGCCTTGCGTTGGTGCTGGTGGGCGCATTACAGGGTGTCATCTGCTATTTGATTACCTGGTATATCGGCTACGCGGAATTGCCGTCCGATACGCTGTGGTTACTGTGCGTGGTACCTGCCACGGTAGTGATGACCACCACACTGTCGCTTACCGTAACGTCATTCAGAACGCCTTTCCTGTGGCTGGCGTTAGGGATCGTTGGCGCTGTCGTTGCAGGTATGGGAGCCTGGCTTAAATGGAATGTTGCAGGGCAGGATAGTTGGGAGATCAGGGAGGCGGTGCTATTTTTTGGTTTTCACCTTTTGCTGATGACACTGTTCATGCTGCCGTGGCTTCAACGGCGTTTGACGCCCTCGCCAACGGCCTCATTTTACAGCGACTTTTACAACAGAAACTGGCATAACGCCCTGACCTTGCTGATTATTTTTTTCAGCAATGGCTTGTTCTGGGTGGTGCTTTTCCTGTGGGCTGAGCTTTTCAAACTTATTGGCATACGCTTTTTTGATCAGCTTTTCTTCAATTCTGACGGGTTTATTTCAGTGGCGATTGGCGTAGTTTCTGCGAGTGCGGCAGTGCTGGCGCGAATGCAGGTGCGGCTGATCCTGGCATTACAAAACCTGTTGACGTTGATAGCCACCGGCTTACTGCCCCTGCTGGCTGCGTTGGCGTTACTCTTTATTGGTGCATTGCCCTTTGTTGGCCTGGAGGCCATCTCAGCACGAATTTCCGCTGCGGGCCTGCTGACTACGTTAGCGATACTGCTGCTTTTTCTGGTGACGGTCGTCTGGCACCCGCAGCGTCAAATATTGCCTTACTATTCCCCCCTGCGCGGCATGGTTCGACTTGCCGTGATGGTTGCCCCCGTTTATCCCGTACTGGCAGGTTGGGCGTTGTGGTTGCGCATTTCACAATATGGCTGGTCACCCGAGCGTCTGTATGGCGTGTTGGTTACGATCGTCGCGCTGGTATGGGCCGTCGGTTTTTGTGTCAGCGTTCTTTTTTACCGCCGTGAACCGCAAAAGCTACAGGCGTATGTCACGCCAGCGACAGGATTACTCTCTCTCGCCTTCCTGATCTTGATCCATACGCCGGTGCTCGATCCCTGGCGGATCAGCGTTGAAAGCCATATGGCCCGTTATCAGGACGGCAGAATAACCGCGGATCAGGTCAGCCTGTATATGCTCAGCAATGCCGGACGAAAGGGACGAGAGGCTATGCTCACCCTGCAAAACGATCCGCAGTTTATCTCAAACCCAAAACGCCAGCGCGAGGTTAATGGCCTTCTCTCTGGAAACCGCGATGGAGCGGGGAAAATGACCGCCGCGATGCTGGAAGAGCAGATCCAGCTTGCTCCGGGGATGGCTCGTCCTGATAAGGGATTATGGCAAGCGATGCTGAGTAATCAGTATCGATTCGAGTCCTGCAGTCATGCGCAGGGAAACTGTTTGCTGATGCCGCTGGATCTGAACGGTGACGGCAAACCGGAAGCCGTGCTGTATCAATTTACCGATCGCACAATCATGGTATATACCCAAACGGATACGAGCTGGAGGCTTGCAGGAGACGCATGGAAAATGCCGGAGGGATTGACCCGAGAGGAGCTAGACCGCGCATTACGACAAGGGAAGGTTAAATCGGTTGTTAAACCCTGGGCGGATATTCAGATTTTCGGCGAACGTGTTGATATGAGCTACGATAGCTACAACAACGCGCAGTGGCGTTAA
- the mrcA gene encoding peptidoglycan glycosyltransferase/peptidoglycan DD-transpeptidase MrcA: protein MKFVKYLLILAVCCILLGAGSIYGLYKYIEPQLPDVATLRDVRLQIPMQVYSADGELMAQYGEKRRIPLTLNQIPPVMVKAFIATEDSRFYEHHGVDPVGIFRAASVALFSGHASQGASTITQQLARNFFLSPEKTLMRKIKEVFLAIRIEQLLSKDEILELYLNKIYLGYRAYGVGAAAQVYFGKPIEQLTLSEMATIAGLPKAPSTFNPLYSLDRATARRNVVLSRMLSEGYISQTEYDQAHNDVIDANYHAPEIAFSAPYLTEMVRQEMVRRYGENAYEDGYRVYTTVTRKVQQAAQQAVRNNVMDYDMRHGYRGPSNVLWKVGESAWDSKKITDSLKTLPTYGPLLPAVVTQANPQEAVALMADGTSVSLRMDGIRWARPYRSDTLQGPTPRKVTDAVQIGQQIWVRQVGDAWWLAQVPDVNSALVSINPQNGAVMALVGGFDFNQSKFNRATQALRQVGSNIKPFLYTAAMDKGLTLASILNDVPISRWDAGAGSDWQPKNSPAQYAGPIRLRQGLGQSKNVVMVRAMRAMGVDYAAEYLQRFGFPAQNIVHTESLALGSASFTPLQVARGYSVMANGGFLIDPYFISKIENDQGGVLFEAKPKIACAECDIPVIYGDTPKSNVLENKDMEDVAISQEQQNLAVPQPQLEQANQALVAQSGAQEYAPHVINTPLSFLIKSALNTNIFGEPGWQGTGWRAGRDLQRHDIGGKTGTTNSSKDAWFSGYGPGVVTSVWIGFDDHRRDLGRTTASGAIKDQISGYEGGAKSAQPAWDAYMKAVLEGVPEQPLTPPPGVVTVNIDRSTGQLANGGNSREEYFIEGTQPTTQAVHEVGTTLIDNGETHELF from the coding sequence GTGAAGTTCGTAAAGTATTTATTGATCCTTGCAGTCTGTTGCATTCTGCTGGGAGCAGGCTCGATTTATGGTTTGTACAAATATATTGAGCCGCAGCTGCCTGATGTTGCCACGCTTCGCGATGTGCGACTCCAGATCCCTATGCAGGTCTATAGCGCCGATGGCGAGTTAATGGCGCAATATGGCGAAAAACGCCGTATCCCGCTGACCTTAAACCAAATCCCGCCCGTGATGGTGAAAGCCTTCATTGCCACCGAGGACAGCCGTTTTTACGAGCACCACGGCGTCGATCCGGTCGGTATTTTCCGTGCCGCAAGCGTGGCGCTGTTCTCCGGCCATGCGTCTCAGGGGGCGAGTACTATTACGCAGCAGCTTGCGCGTAACTTCTTCCTCAGCCCTGAAAAAACGCTGATGCGTAAGATCAAAGAGGTGTTCCTCGCGATCCGCATTGAGCAACTGCTGAGCAAAGACGAGATCCTTGAGCTTTACCTCAACAAGATCTACCTGGGCTACCGCGCCTATGGCGTCGGCGCTGCTGCGCAGGTTTACTTCGGAAAACCGATTGAACAGTTAACGCTTAGCGAAATGGCGACCATTGCCGGTTTGCCAAAAGCGCCGTCGACCTTTAACCCGCTCTACTCGCTGGATCGCGCCACCGCGCGGCGTAACGTTGTGCTGTCACGTATGTTGAGTGAAGGCTATATCAGCCAGACCGAGTACGACCAGGCACATAACGATGTCATCGACGCTAACTACCATGCGCCGGAAATTGCGTTCTCCGCACCCTACCTGACGGAGATGGTTCGTCAGGAGATGGTTCGCCGCTACGGTGAAAATGCTTACGAAGATGGTTATCGCGTTTACACCACCGTAACCCGCAAAGTGCAGCAGGCCGCGCAGCAGGCGGTGCGTAACAACGTGATGGATTACGATATGCGCCACGGCTATCGCGGCCCGTCTAACGTGCTGTGGAAAGTGGGTGAAAGCGCATGGGACAGTAAAAAGATTACTGACTCGCTGAAAACCCTGCCGACCTATGGTCCGCTACTGCCCGCGGTTGTGACGCAAGCCAACCCGCAGGAAGCCGTAGCGTTAATGGCGGATGGTACGTCCGTTTCTCTGCGCATGGACGGTATCCGCTGGGCGCGTCCGTACCGCTCCGATACCCTGCAAGGGCCGACGCCACGTAAAGTGACCGACGCCGTTCAGATCGGCCAGCAAATCTGGGTGCGTCAGGTGGGTGATGCCTGGTGGCTGGCGCAAGTTCCGGACGTGAACTCTGCACTGGTATCCATTAATCCGCAGAACGGTGCCGTGATGGCGCTGGTGGGTGGGTTTGATTTTAACCAGAGCAAATTTAACCGCGCCACGCAGGCGCTGCGTCAGGTCGGCTCCAACATTAAGCCGTTCCTCTACACCGCAGCGATGGATAAAGGACTGACGCTCGCCAGCATTCTCAACGACGTGCCGATTTCCCGCTGGGATGCCGGTGCTGGTTCTGACTGGCAGCCGAAGAACTCCCCGGCTCAGTACGCGGGCCCTATTCGTCTTCGTCAGGGTCTGGGACAGTCGAAAAACGTGGTCATGGTTCGCGCAATGCGCGCGATGGGCGTCGACTATGCGGCTGAGTACCTGCAACGCTTCGGCTTCCCGGCACAGAATATCGTCCATACCGAATCGCTGGCGCTGGGCTCTGCCTCCTTTACACCGCTTCAGGTCGCGCGCGGTTACTCGGTGATGGCTAACGGCGGGTTCCTGATCGATCCGTATTTCATCAGTAAAATCGAAAACGACCAGGGCGGCGTCCTGTTCGAAGCGAAACCGAAAATCGCCTGTGCCGAGTGCGACATTCCGGTGATTTATGGTGATACGCCGAAGTCCAATGTTCTTGAGAACAAAGACATGGAAGACGTCGCGATCTCCCAGGAACAGCAGAATTTAGCCGTACCACAACCTCAGCTGGAGCAGGCTAACCAGGCGCTGGTGGCGCAGAGCGGTGCGCAAGAGTATGCCCCGCATGTGATCAACACGCCGCTGTCATTCCTGATCAAAAGCGCGCTGAACACCAACATCTTCGGTGAACCCGGCTGGCAGGGAACTGGCTGGCGCGCAGGCCGTGATTTGCAGCGTCATGACATTGGCGGCAAAACCGGGACGACCAACAGTTCGAAAGATGCGTGGTTCTCAGGCTACGGTCCGGGAGTGGTGACTTCAGTCTGGATCGGCTTTGACGATCATCGTCGTGATTTGGGGCGCACCACGGCCTCTGGCGCGATTAAAGATCAGATTTCCGGTTATGAAGGCGGCGCAAAGAGTGCGCAACCAGCCTGGGATGCTTACATGAAAGCCGTTCTGGAAGGTGTACCGGAACAGCCGTTGACGCCACCACCGGGTGTGGTCACCGTCAATATTGACCGCAGCACCGGGCAGCTTGCTAACGGTGGTAACAGCCGCGAAGAGTATTTCATCGAGGGCACACAGCCAACCACGCAGGCGGTGCATGAGGTGGGTACAACGCTCATTGATAACGGCGAGACGCACGAGCTGTTTTAA
- a CDS encoding intracellular growth attenuator family protein, with protein MSTILIFLAAMLAGALIAGWVYRRRVQRRYRLPFLNAFAGATTRKLTPEERSSVEHYLDTLNRSQQSPGPTGASAAPVSLNLNAQSDTVLCVTRSITRYGITTDDPNKWRYYLDSVEVHLPPFWEQYINDENSVELIHTDSLPLVISLNGHTLSEYVQEAPRFALERASSTQASIRGEETEQIELLNIRQETHEEYALSRPDGIREAVLIVAAFLLFFFCLLTPDVFVPWLAGGAVLLLAAGLWGLFAPPAKTSLREIHCLRGTPKRWGLFGENDQEHINNISLGIIDLIYPRHWQPWIAQDLGHKTDIDIYLDRHVVRQGRYLSLHDEVKNFPLQHWLRSTVIAGGAALVFALLLLFVPLDMPIKFTLSWIKGAQTVEATSVKQLEEAGVRVGDTLRLKGTGMCNIHAPGAWNTRQNSPFMPFDCSQIIWNDAPPLPLPESDVVNKATALTQTVNRQLHPKADDDSRVSPALRSAIQKSGMVLLDDFGEIVLKTEDLCSAQDECVRLKNALVNLGNSKDWDALVKRAEAGRLDGVNVLLRPVSAESLDNLVATSTAPFVMRETTRAAQALNSPAPGGFVIVSDEGSDLVDQPYPQVALYDYPAQDQWAEFQRLAQMLMQTPFSAEGIVTGIFTDANGTRHIDLHRMPDSAGLWRYIGTSLLMMAMLVCIFWNGYTALRRYQRSRTRLAEIQQYYENCLNPKLIPAPDSLIG; from the coding sequence ATGAGCACCATTTTGATTTTTCTCGCTGCTATGCTGGCCGGCGCTTTGATTGCAGGGTGGGTATACAGGCGTCGCGTTCAACGCCGATATCGGCTGCCCTTTTTAAACGCCTTCGCTGGTGCGACCACGCGTAAGCTCACGCCTGAAGAACGCAGTTCCGTAGAACACTACCTCGACACGTTAAACCGATCTCAGCAATCGCCTGGGCCAACGGGTGCCAGTGCTGCTCCGGTTTCGCTCAATCTTAACGCACAAAGCGACACAGTGCTGTGCGTGACGCGTTCGATCACCCGCTATGGCATCACCACCGACGATCCGAATAAATGGCGCTACTACCTTGATTCCGTTGAAGTTCATCTGCCCCCCTTCTGGGAGCAGTATATTAATGATGAAAACAGCGTAGAGCTAATCCATACCGACTCGTTACCGCTGGTTATCTCTTTAAACGGCCATACCCTGAGTGAATATGTTCAGGAAGCGCCGCGCTTTGCGCTGGAACGCGCAAGCTCAACGCAGGCCTCTATTCGTGGTGAAGAGACAGAGCAGATTGAACTGCTAAATATTCGTCAGGAGACGCATGAAGAGTACGCGCTGAGCCGCCCGGACGGTATTCGCGAAGCGGTGCTGATTGTCGCGGCGTTCCTGCTCTTTTTCTTCTGCCTGCTGACGCCAGACGTCTTCGTTCCCTGGCTGGCAGGTGGCGCAGTGCTGCTGCTGGCGGCCGGACTGTGGGGGCTGTTTGCGCCTCCGGCGAAAACGTCTCTGCGTGAAATTCACTGCCTGCGCGGAACGCCTAAACGCTGGGGGCTATTCGGTGAGAACGATCAGGAACATATCAACAATATCTCGCTTGGTATTATTGATCTCATCTACCCGCGCCACTGGCAGCCATGGATTGCCCAGGATTTAGGGCATAAAACCGATATTGATATCTATCTCGACCGTCATGTGGTGCGTCAGGGGCGTTATTTATCCCTGCATGACGAAGTGAAAAACTTCCCGCTTCAGCACTGGCTGCGCAGCACGGTGATTGCTGGCGGCGCGGCGCTGGTCTTCGCCCTGCTGCTGCTTTTCGTGCCGCTGGATATGCCGATTAAATTCACCCTGTCCTGGATTAAAGGGGCACAAACCGTAGAAGCCACCAGCGTCAAACAGCTGGAAGAGGCGGGTGTGCGAGTAGGAGATACGCTGCGCCTGAAGGGAACCGGGATGTGTAACATCCATGCTCCAGGGGCCTGGAACACGCGGCAAAACTCGCCGTTTATGCCGTTCGACTGTTCACAAATCATCTGGAATGATGCCCCGCCGCTACCGTTGCCGGAATCCGACGTGGTCAACAAGGCAACCGCGCTCACGCAAACGGTCAATCGTCAGCTTCACCCGAAAGCAGACGATGATTCTCGCGTCAGCCCTGCCCTGCGTTCCGCCATTCAAAAATCTGGCATGGTGCTGCTCGATGACTTTGGTGAAATCGTCCTGAAAACGGAGGATTTATGTTCCGCTCAGGATGAGTGTGTGCGGCTTAAAAATGCCCTGGTGAATCTCGGCAACAGTAAAGACTGGGATGCTCTGGTGAAACGCGCCGAAGCGGGCCGTCTGGACGGCGTGAACGTGCTGCTGCGTCCGGTGAGCGCCGAGTCGCTGGACAATCTGGTCGCCACGTCTACCGCGCCGTTCGTGATGCGTGAAACCACCCGTGCGGCACAGGCGCTGAATAGCCCGGCTCCGGGCGGTTTTGTGATTGTCAGCGATGAAGGCAGCGATCTGGTCGATCAGCCTTATCCCCAGGTCGCGCTTTATGATTACCCGGCGCAGGATCAATGGGCCGAGTTCCAGCGGCTGGCGCAAATGCTGATGCAAACGCCGTTTAGCGCGGAAGGGATCGTGACAGGGATATTTACCGATGCCAACGGTACGCGCCACATCGACCTGCACCGGATGCCGGACAGCGCAGGCTTATGGCGTTATATCGGCACATCCCTGCTGATGATGGCGATGCTGGTATGTATCTTCTGGAACGGATATACGGCGCTGCGTCGCTATCAACGTTCGCGCACGCGACTGGCTGAAATCCAGCAATACTATGAAAATTGCCTCAATCCTAAACTGATCCCCGCTCCCGATAGCCTGATCGGATAA
- the hslR gene encoding ribosome-associated heat shock protein Hsp15, giving the protein MKEKPANGVRLDKWLWAARFYKTRALAREMVDGGKVHYNGQRSKPSKLVELNATLTLRQGNDEKTVVVKAITEQRRPATEAVQLYEETAESIEKREKTALARKMNALTMPHPDRRPDKKERRDLMKFKHGESE; this is encoded by the coding sequence ATGAAAGAAAAGCCCGCTAACGGGGTAAGACTGGATAAATGGCTGTGGGCGGCCCGTTTTTATAAAACGCGCGCCCTTGCCCGCGAGATGGTTGACGGCGGGAAAGTGCATTACAACGGCCAGCGCAGCAAGCCGAGCAAGCTGGTTGAGCTGAATGCCACCTTAACGCTGCGTCAGGGCAACGACGAAAAAACGGTCGTGGTAAAAGCCATTACCGAACAGCGACGCCCCGCAACTGAGGCCGTACAGCTTTATGAAGAGACGGCTGAAAGCATTGAAAAGCGTGAGAAGACCGCGCTGGCACGCAAAATGAATGCGCTGACAATGCCACACCCTGACCGGCGACCGGATAAAAAAGAGCGCCGCGATCTGATGAAATTTAAACACGGTGAGAGCGAGTAA
- the nudE gene encoding ADP compounds hydrolase NudE translates to MSKPLQKPTILNVETVAKSRLFNVESVDLEFSNGVRRVYERMRPSSREAVMIIPIVDDHLILIREYAVGTESYELGFSKGLIDPGESVFEAANRELKEEVGFGANELSFLKKLSMAPSYFSSKMNIVVAEDLYPESLEGDEPEPLPQVRWPLAHMMDLLEEPDFNEARNVSALFLVREWLKGQGRL, encoded by the coding sequence ATGAGCAAACCATTACAAAAACCCACCATTCTGAATGTTGAAACAGTCGCAAAATCGCGTCTGTTTAATGTCGAAAGTGTGGACCTGGAGTTCAGCAACGGTGTGCGTCGCGTTTATGAACGTATGCGCCCCTCTTCGCGCGAAGCGGTGATGATAATCCCCATCGTTGACGACCACCTGATCTTGATCCGCGAATATGCTGTGGGAACAGAATCCTATGAGCTTGGGTTTTCAAAAGGGCTTATCGACCCAGGCGAGTCCGTGTTTGAAGCGGCAAACCGTGAACTGAAAGAAGAGGTCGGTTTTGGTGCGAACGAGTTGTCGTTCCTGAAAAAACTGAGCATGGCACCGTCCTATTTCTCCAGCAAAATGAATATTGTTGTCGCGGAAGATCTCTACCCGGAATCACTGGAAGGGGACGAGCCGGAGCCGTTGCCGCAGGTTCGCTGGCCGCTGGCGCATATGATGGATCTGCTGGAAGAACCAGACTTTAACGAAGCGCGCAACGTGAGTGCGCTGTTCCTGGTTCGCGAGTGGCTGAAGGGGCAGGGGCGGCTGTAG
- the yrfG gene encoding GMP/IMP nucleotidase — protein MHLDIAWQEVDTVLLDMDGTLLDLAFDNYFWQTLVPETYGEQQGISPAEAQEFIRSQYSAVQHTLNWYCLDYWSERLGLDICAMTTAQGPRAVLREDTVPFLDALKASGKRRILLTNAHPHNLAVKLEHTGLASHLDLLLSTHTFGYPKEDQRLWHAVAEETGLQPERTLFIDDSEPILDSAATFGIRYCLGVTNPDSGLAEKSYLRHPGLNDYRRMIPSLTVKETP, from the coding sequence ATGCATCTTGATATCGCCTGGCAGGAGGTTGATACCGTCCTGCTGGATATGGACGGCACGCTGCTCGATCTCGCCTTTGATAACTACTTCTGGCAAACGCTGGTGCCGGAAACCTATGGTGAGCAGCAGGGCATCTCCCCGGCGGAAGCGCAGGAATTCATTCGTTCGCAATATAGCGCGGTGCAGCATACGCTAAACTGGTACTGTCTTGACTACTGGAGTGAGCGACTCGGTTTGGATATTTGTGCCATGACCACCGCCCAGGGGCCACGCGCCGTGTTGCGTGAAGATACCGTCCCCTTCCTGGACGCGCTAAAAGCAAGCGGCAAGCGCCGTATTTTGCTCACCAATGCGCATCCTCACAATCTGGCCGTGAAGCTGGAACATACGGGTCTGGCTTCACACCTTGATTTATTACTTTCCACCCACACATTTGGTTATCCGAAAGAGGATCAGCGGTTGTGGCATGCGGTGGCAGAAGAGACCGGTTTGCAGCCGGAACGTACCCTGTTCATTGACGACAGCGAGCCGATTCTGGATTCCGCAGCGACGTTCGGCATTCGCTATTGCCTGGGCGTCACGAATCCTGATTCTGGCCTGGCTGAAAAAAGTTACCTTCGCCATCCGGGGCTGAACGACTATCGCCGGATGATCCCCTCACTGACCGTGAAGGAGACGCCATGA
- the hslO gene encoding Hsp33 family molecular chaperone HslO, whose amino-acid sequence MAQHDQLHRYLFEQFAVRGELVTVSETWKQILENHNYPLPVKTLLGELLVATSLLTATLKFAGDITVQLQGDGPMTLAVINGNNQQQMRGVARVQGDVPENADLKTLVGNGYLVITISPEEGERYQGVVGLEGDTLAACLEDYFMRSEQLPTRLFIRTGEVDGQPAAGGMLLQVLPAQDAQTNDFEHLATLTETIKAEELFNLSATDVLWRLYHEEEVTVYDPQAVEFKCTCSRERCAGALKTLPDEEIDSIMAEDGEIDMHCDYCGTHYVFNSMDIAEIRNNASPADPQVH is encoded by the coding sequence ATGGCCCAACACGACCAATTACACCGCTATCTGTTTGAACAATTCGCCGTGCGCGGCGAGCTGGTGACCGTATCCGAAACCTGGAAACAGATTCTGGAAAACCACAACTACCCGCTGCCGGTGAAAACCCTGTTGGGCGAACTGCTGGTTGCCACCAGCCTGCTGACCGCCACGCTGAAGTTCGCCGGTGATATCACCGTGCAGCTGCAGGGCGACGGTCCAATGACGCTGGCAGTGATCAACGGCAACAACCAGCAGCAGATGCGCGGCGTGGCGCGCGTTCAGGGCGATGTGCCTGAAAATGCGGACCTGAAAACGCTGGTCGGCAATGGCTACCTGGTGATCACCATTTCCCCGGAAGAAGGTGAACGCTATCAGGGTGTGGTCGGTCTGGAAGGCGATACCCTGGCGGCCTGCCTGGAAGATTACTTCATGCGTTCCGAACAGCTGCCAACTCGCCTGTTCATCCGTACCGGTGAAGTGGACGGACAGCCCGCTGCGGGCGGTATGCTGCTGCAGGTTCTGCCTGCACAAGATGCCCAGACCAACGACTTCGAGCATCTGGCAACGCTGACAGAAACCATCAAAGCGGAAGAGCTGTTCAACCTGTCCGCGACCGATGTGCTGTGGCGTTTGTACCACGAAGAAGAGGTGACGGTTTACGACCCGCAAGCGGTGGAATTTAAATGCACCTGTTCCCGCGAACGCTGTGCTGGCGCGCTGAAAACCCTGCCTGATGAAGAGATCGACAGCATCATGGCGGAAGACGGTGAAATCGACATGCACTGTGACTACTGCGGTACACACTATGTGTTTAATTCGATGGATATCGCGGAGATCCGCAATAACGCCTCCCCGGCCGATCCGCAGGTTCACTAA
- the pckA gene encoding phosphoenolpyruvate carboxykinase (ATP), whose amino-acid sequence MRVNGLTPQDLKAYGIHDVQEIVYNPDYDTLYQEELNPALEGYERGVLTNLGAIAVDTGIFTGRSPKDKYIVRDDTTRDTLWWADKGKGKNDNKPLSPETWQHLKGLVTHQLSGKRLFIVDAFCGANADTRLSVRFITEVAWQAHFVKNMFIRPTDEELQDFTPDFIVMNGAKCTNPQWKEQGLNSENFIAFNLTERIQLIGGTWYGGEMKKGMFSVMNYLLPLRGIASMHCSANVGEKGDVAVFFGLSGTGKTTLSTDPKRRLIGDDEHGWDDDGVFNFEGGCYAKTIRLSEEAEPDIFHAIRRDALLENVTVRADGSVDFDDASKTENTRVSYPIYHIDNIVKPVSKAGHATKVIFLTADAFGVLPPVSRLTASQTQYHFLSGFTAKLAGTERGVTEPTPTFSACFGAAFLSLHPTQYAEVLVKRMQASGAQAYLVNTGWNGTGKRISIKDTRAIIDAILDGSLDNAETFTLPMFDLAIPTELPGVDTRILDPRNTYGSPEQWREKAESLAKLFIENFEKYTDTPAGAALVSAGPKL is encoded by the coding sequence ATGCGTGTTAATGGTTTAACCCCGCAAGATCTCAAGGCTTATGGTATTCACGACGTCCAGGAAATCGTCTACAACCCCGACTACGATACGCTGTATCAGGAAGAGCTCAATCCAGCACTGGAAGGATACGAGCGAGGTGTATTGACGAACCTTGGTGCTATCGCCGTCGATACCGGTATTTTTACCGGCCGTTCGCCGAAAGATAAGTATATCGTCCGAGACGACACCACCCGCGATACGCTGTGGTGGGCTGATAAAGGCAAAGGGAAGAATGATAACAAACCACTCTCCCCGGAAACCTGGCAGCATCTGAAAGGGCTCGTCACTCATCAACTTTCCGGCAAGCGTCTGTTCATTGTGGATGCTTTCTGTGGCGCTAACGCCGACACCCGTCTTTCCGTGCGTTTTATCACCGAAGTGGCCTGGCAGGCGCATTTCGTGAAAAACATGTTTATTCGTCCAACCGACGAAGAGCTGCAGGATTTCACCCCTGATTTTATCGTGATGAACGGTGCGAAATGCACGAATCCACAGTGGAAAGAGCAGGGCCTGAATTCCGAAAACTTCATTGCCTTCAACCTGACCGAGCGTATCCAGCTCATCGGCGGGACCTGGTACGGCGGCGAAATGAAGAAAGGGATGTTCTCGGTGATGAACTACCTGCTGCCGCTGCGGGGCATTGCCTCTATGCACTGCTCGGCGAACGTCGGCGAAAAAGGCGATGTGGCGGTGTTCTTTGGTCTGTCCGGCACGGGCAAAACCACCCTTTCAACCGATCCGAAACGCCGTCTGATTGGCGATGACGAACACGGCTGGGATGATGACGGCGTGTTTAACTTCGAAGGCGGTTGCTACGCGAAGACTATTCGCCTGTCTGAAGAGGCTGAGCCGGATATCTTCCACGCCATCCGTCGCGATGCGCTGCTGGAAAACGTCACCGTGCGCGCCGATGGCTCTGTCGATTTCGACGACGCCTCGAAAACTGAAAACACCCGTGTCTCGTATCCGATCTATCACATCGACAATATCGTGAAGCCGGTGTCGAAAGCGGGCCATGCCACGAAGGTGATTTTCCTGACCGCTGACGCGTTCGGCGTACTGCCGCCGGTGTCTCGCCTGACTGCCAGCCAGACGCAGTACCACTTCCTCTCCGGGTTTACCGCTAAACTGGCGGGAACCGAGCGCGGCGTAACGGAGCCAACGCCAACCTTCTCTGCCTGCTTCGGCGCGGCATTCCTGTCGCTACACCCGACGCAGTATGCAGAAGTGCTGGTGAAGCGTATGCAGGCATCTGGCGCACAGGCTTATCTGGTCAACACTGGCTGGAACGGCACCGGCAAGCGCATCTCCATCAAAGATACGCGTGCCATTATTGACGCCATTCTGGATGGTTCGCTGGATAACGCCGAAACCTTTACGCTGCCGATGTTTGACCTGGCGATCCCGACAGAACTGCCGGGCGTGGATACGCGTATCCTCGACCCACGCAATACCTACGGCTCACCGGAGCAGTGGCGTGAGAAGGCGGAATCGCTGGCGAAATTGTTTATCGAGAACTTCGAGAAGTATACCGATACCCCGGCGGGTGCTGCACTGGTGAGTGCGGGACCGAAGCTGTAG